The Heptranchias perlo isolate sHepPer1 chromosome X, sHepPer1.hap1, whole genome shotgun sequence genomic interval aaactgtccacagtaaactgggcaaatctgttaatgggtgaaacgatTGATGAACAgtgggaaatgttcaaagaaacatttaacgtgatacagaatcggtttatacccctgaggggaagaactgtacttgccaaaaaaaaaacagccatggaaaaGGAAAGAGGTCAGGGACAGTAtaaaacataaggaaagggcatacaaaaaggcaaaaaaatggcacagatcctggcgaatgggaaagatacaaaattAACAacgggtcacaaaacagatagtaagagctacaaaaagagattatgaaaagaaacttgcaatggatatcaaaaccaatacgaagacattttatagttatattaggcaaaagagggtggtcaggagcagtgttggccccttaaaaactgaaagtggggatatgatcattgacaatggggaaatggcggacatgttgaacaattactttgcttcagtatttacagtagaaaaagaggatagcatgccggaaatcccaagaaaactaatattgaatcggtgaCAAacactcgataaaattaacatcagtaaagcaacagtaacgaagaaaataatagcactaaagagtgacaaatccccaggaccagatggtttccatcccagggttttaaaggaagtagctgAGCATATTGAAGATGCCCCAACTAtattctttcaaagttctctagattcaggaactgtccctctggattggaaaattgcacatatcactctgctttttaaggaaggagagagagaaaaatcaaggaattatagaccagttagcctaacatctgttgtggggaaaatgctggagtctataattaaggatagggtgactgaacacctcgagaattttcagttaatcagagagagccagcatggatttgtgaaaggtaggtcgtgcctgacaaacctgattgaattttttgaagaggtgacgaaagtagtggtcaggggaatgtcaatggatgttatttatatcgacttccagaaggtatttgataaggtcccacaaaagagactgttagctaagatagaagcccatggaatcgagggaaaagtacggacttggttaggaaattggctgagtgaaaggcgacagagagtagggataatgggaagctactcacattggcaggatgtgactagtggagtcccgcagggatctgtcttggggcttccattattcacaatatttattaacgacttagatgaaggcatagaaagtctcatatctcagtttgccgatgaaacaaatattagtggcattgtaagcagtgtggatgaaaacataaaattaaaaatggatattgatagatttggtgaatgggcaaaactgtggcaaatggaattcaatgtagacaaatgtgaggtcatccactttggaacaaaaatggatagaacagggtactttctaaatggtaaaaagttaaaaacagtggatgtccaaagggacttcggggttcaggtacatagatcattgaagtgtcatgaacaggtccaGAAAATAAtctataaggctaatggaatgctggcatttatatccagaggacgagagtacaagtgggaagaagtaatgctgcagctatacaaaactctggttagaccgcatctggagtattgtgagcagttctgggcaccgcaccttcggaaggacatattggccttggagggagtgcagcgtaggtttactagaatgatacccggacttcaagcattaagttacgaggagagattacacaaattggggttgtattctcttgaggttggatggttaaggggtgatctgttcgaagtttataagatattaaggggaacggatagggtggatagagataaattatttccgctggttggggattctcggagttgggggcacagtctaaaaattagaggcagacctttcaggagcgagattagaaaacatttcgacacacaaagggttgtagaagattggaactctcttccacaaacggcaattgatattgcTCAGttgcgaaatttaaatctgagatagatagctttatggcaacaaaatgtattaagggatatgggccaaaggcaggtatatggagttagatcacagatcagccatgatcttatcaaatggcggaacaggcatgaggggctgaatggcctgctcctgttcctatgttcctatgtccttcctATCTCTCACTGATCTCCCCATCCGTTCggtttatctctcactgatcTCCCCATCCGTTCggtttatctctcactgatcTCCCCATCCGTTCGGTTTATGTCTCACTGATCTCCCCATCCGTTCGGtttatctctctctgatctcacaTTGGGttcggtttatctctcactctccccatcgcttcggtttatctctcactgatcTCACATTCCGTTCggtttatctctcactgatcTCTCCATCCGTTCAGTTTATCTCTCACTGATCTCCTCATCCCTTCGGTTTatctctcacactccccatccGCTCAGTTTATCTCTCACTGATCTCCCCATCCGTTCGGTTTATTTCTCACTGTTCTCTCCATCCCttcggtttatctctcactctctccatccgttcggtttatctctcactgatcTCCCCATCCGTTCCATCAGTTCTGCTGACTTACTTTTACTCAATTATGGATCTGCAAATCCTATCCCCTATTTAATTTGGATTTTATCTTCCCATGTTCGCACTGTCTCTCTATTTGCCACGTCGCCACTAACCCTGGATGTTGTGTGACCTACACTTCTATGTAATCCCGTGTATGTATTACCAGTTGCATGGCTTTAGTTCAATCTGTGGCACACTGGCCTCTTAATTCGGTAATTATCGGTTTGACGCTCCACTCCATGTCCGTAGTCCAGTCTGCATTTTAGGACCTGTGATCCGCCCATGAGAAGGGCCGGCCGATCTCCTCCACAATATCCTCTTCTCAACCAATGCCGCCCGTTCCACACTAACTGGTTGATGGTCCCGCTGCTGACTGGCTCATACCTACTGGCTGCTGGCTCTGTCAATGTGAAGTAGTTGTGATATTTTGAGAAACCCGTCATTGTTCGTAGTTTTAATTGTAAATTTGTTTTGATTTTTATTCcgtttgttgctgtgttgattttgtgttttttaGTTAATTATCTGAACTCTATATTGATTACTTGTTGAATTATTTTATTCATCATTGCACTCTGATTATTTcaacgatttttaaaaaaatcatgtttGTTCCCAATGTTTTTAAATATGTTTCGTTCACTGAGGTCTCAGACGCATATCAGTCTCCATCACTGCAAATATCAAAGCTGGAAACTTTACTTAATTCAGGTTGATTTTTTTGGACACTATTCTGTAAATtctcatctttctctctctctctctcttggagcTAATttagtggcgattgtgatcctgtcccgaggaaggtgcggtctctccagatgtatcactcggtacctggtgtccatggcggtgacggatctcctggtcattatcaccgcgGTGATATTAAATAGAATTCCTGGCATTTATTTTCCAGGAAGTTTCCTGTCGATTACTCCAGTATGTAGTCTCAATATTGCGCTGATTCATGCATCCagagactgttctgtctggttaacggtcgctttcacctttgatcgttttgtggccatttgttgccagaagctgaaaatgcaattttgcaccgagaaaacggcggctgtggttatcGGAACGGTCTGTGCCCTGGGCTGTTTCAAAAGCGTTCCCTGGTACTTTATACACGAGCCCACCATCATCATTAACAATGTCCCGTGGTATTGCAGACTGAGGGATATCCGCTATTCCTCACTTGTATGGACAGCATTTGACTGGTCTGATCGACTTTTAACACCTTGCGCCCCGTTCCTCcttattttgctgctcaatgctcTGACCGTCAGACACATTCTcgcggccagcagagcccgcaggagactccgggcccaCAGCAATGGAGAGACTCAGAGTGACCCAGAGATAGAGAGTCGGAGAaagtccatcattttactcttcaccaTCTCGGGCAGTTTCATCC includes:
- the LOC137306901 gene encoding probable G-protein coupled receptor 139 codes for the protein MHNPPRGPVYAIYYTVLAAIAVPANLVAIVILSRGRCGLSRCITRYLVSMAVTDLLVIITAVILNRIPGIYFPGSFLSITPVCSLNIALIHASRDCSVWLTVAFTFDRFVAICCQKLKMQFCTEKTAAVVIGTVCALGCFKSVPWYFIHEPTIIINNVPWYCRLRDIRYSSLVWTAFDWSDRLLTPCAPFLLILLLNALTVRHILAASRARRRLRAHSNGETQSDPEIESRRKSIILLFTISGSFILLWMTYVIQFLYERLTNDYKIKGFTDPKFILLESANMLQLLSSCTNTFIYGVTQNKFREQLKITVKYPMNVIDKLVK